Proteins encoded within one genomic window of Salipaludibacillus agaradhaerens:
- a CDS encoding NAD(P)/FAD-dependent oxidoreductase → MKTYIVVGGGILGASTAYHLAKDGYDVTLVDREDKGQATYAGAGIICPWLSQRRNQVWYRLVKAGANYYPTLINALKNLGEINTGYKQIGAMALHHDEKKLNDIEKRAYKRRENAPEIGEITRFSHSEAKQMFPPLVDGYGAVHVSGGARVDGKDLRDALLRAAKKQGANIIHGDAKLMTNRTNVTGVKVDGNELLASKVVLAAGAWTDELLHPLGKTLLVKPQKGQILHLELPQTNNDNWPVIIPPGDYYMVSFGNGRLVTGATREDNSGFDYRVTAGGIYDVLSETFQVAPGLKESRVVETRVGFRPFTPGSLPVIGKVPDIEGVVMATGLGATGLTAGPFLGSLLAKLAVGEKSDFPIEDYNCEVAFQS, encoded by the coding sequence ATGAAAACATACATTGTAGTAGGTGGAGGCATTCTAGGGGCCTCAACAGCCTATCATTTAGCTAAAGATGGCTATGATGTTACTTTAGTTGATCGAGAAGATAAAGGACAAGCCACTTACGCTGGAGCAGGGATTATCTGTCCTTGGCTGTCGCAGCGACGAAATCAAGTTTGGTATAGGCTAGTGAAAGCTGGCGCGAATTATTATCCGACTTTAATTAACGCGTTAAAAAATTTAGGGGAAATAAACACTGGCTACAAACAAATTGGTGCCATGGCGCTCCATCATGATGAGAAAAAATTAAATGACATTGAAAAAAGGGCTTATAAACGACGGGAAAACGCACCAGAGATTGGAGAAATTACACGTTTTTCTCACTCCGAAGCAAAACAAATGTTTCCTCCTCTTGTGGATGGTTATGGTGCTGTTCATGTAAGCGGCGGAGCTCGTGTTGACGGAAAGGATTTGCGCGATGCCTTATTACGAGCAGCTAAAAAACAAGGGGCAAATATCATTCATGGTGATGCCAAATTGATGACAAATCGAACTAACGTAACAGGGGTAAAAGTAGATGGAAATGAGTTGTTAGCTTCAAAAGTGGTTCTTGCGGCCGGTGCGTGGACAGACGAACTTTTACACCCTCTCGGTAAAACATTATTAGTTAAACCGCAGAAAGGTCAAATTCTTCACCTAGAATTACCGCAAACAAATAATGATAACTGGCCGGTCATTATTCCGCCGGGCGACTATTATATGGTCAGCTTTGGGAATGGTCGTCTTGTAACTGGAGCGACTCGGGAAGATAATTCAGGATTCGATTATCGTGTGACAGCCGGAGGTATTTATGACGTATTAAGTGAAACGTTTCAGGTGGCGCCAGGTCTTAAAGAGAGCCGAGTAGTGGAAACGAGGGTTGGTTTTAGACCATTTACCCCAGGATCATTACCGGTGATCGGTAAGGTGCCTGATATAGAAGGGGTTGTTATGGCGACTGGATTAGGGGCAACGGGGTTAACAGCAGGACCATTTTTAGGTTCTCTTCTCGCTAAATTAGCCGTTGGTGAAAAAAGTGATTTTCCAATTGAAGATTACAACTGTGAAGTAGCTTTTCAATCGTAA
- a CDS encoding TVP38/TMEM64 family protein: MPTKLLLKIVAVLTLIGLLIYFNYTHLKLHPDQIQRTMLSFGIWAPIMFIVIFSLRPFVLFPSSVLAIAGGLSFGPFLGPLVTYVGSLSGAIVSFLVVRKLGGRLNQKEWQGRGKSLQKNIESNGFYYVMALRIIPVINFDFVSYLSALSRISFYKYVGATMLGIIPGTLAFNLLGASFVDLSLHMILLTTFMFIVALAVPVIIRKVMKKKNIDIDLLPDEHL; this comes from the coding sequence ATGCCAACAAAACTTTTGTTAAAAATTGTGGCCGTTCTAACTCTTATCGGCCTTTTAATTTATTTTAATTATACACACTTGAAATTACACCCAGATCAAATTCAAAGAACAATGTTATCGTTTGGTATTTGGGCTCCTATCATGTTCATTGTCATTTTTAGTTTACGACCATTTGTGTTATTTCCTTCTTCAGTTTTAGCTATAGCAGGCGGTTTATCGTTCGGACCGTTCCTTGGTCCATTAGTTACTTATGTCGGTTCACTTTCGGGGGCAATTGTCTCGTTTCTAGTTGTCAGAAAACTTGGTGGACGCTTAAATCAGAAAGAGTGGCAGGGGAGAGGGAAATCCTTACAAAAAAATATTGAATCAAATGGCTTTTATTACGTCATGGCTTTGAGAATTATTCCTGTCATCAATTTTGACTTTGTTAGCTATTTATCAGCTTTGTCTCGTATCTCTTTTTATAAATATGTAGGGGCTACAATGTTAGGGATTATTCCAGGAACATTAGCATTCAACCTTTTAGGTGCTTCTTTCGTGGATTTAAGTCTTCATATGATTTTACTGACTACGTTTATGTTTATCGTAGCATTAGCGGTCCCTGTTATTATACGGAAAGTAATGAAGAAGAAAAATATTGACATTGACTTGTTACCAGATGAGCATTTATAA
- a CDS encoding FAD-dependent oxidoreductase: MTDFDVVIIGGGVGGLTLALKLAQANIHVLVIEKANQPGKIYKGELLQPKSLENFSEMGVVEDIVANSWPLATIHTYEMKERKDGSLRTELYIPLHYHRLYSSFPSARMIPHEKLKELLLSKAKTYHSFTYWNPARFQDFSKVNEENNEFNEATIYYKSGYRRITSSFFVGAEGRVSLMRKAMKEHGVTTHYNHQFLTVTFPRPEVFKEARMYATHREFIGLFPLPDNKVRSVMLIKPGDYKRMKDEGLHTFYEPFERFVPELTGYLESITSWKDIQLMIPIRHKTQQYVKGNAAIIGDAAHTVHPMAGEGMNMAIQDGAILGELLTWMYKERTRQPQYLKLYEKVRKKRADRMSHLSHLSAMAYTCPARWYQQGRMFALKRLERHPVLHDKHMLNISGIGWWPYNGLDILRFFGLAKAYSLKRLKKKQRENIYSSHDDYPWKAK, from the coding sequence ATGACAGATTTTGATGTTGTCATTATTGGCGGGGGTGTTGGTGGACTAACACTTGCTTTGAAGCTTGCTCAAGCTAATATTCATGTCCTTGTTATTGAAAAAGCTAATCAGCCAGGGAAAATATACAAAGGCGAGTTGCTGCAGCCTAAATCACTTGAAAATTTTTCTGAAATGGGTGTAGTAGAAGATATTGTGGCAAATAGCTGGCCTCTTGCGACAATCCATACGTACGAGATGAAAGAAAGAAAAGACGGCTCACTCAGGACCGAACTTTATATTCCATTACACTACCACAGACTATACAGTTCATTTCCTTCAGCACGGATGATACCTCATGAAAAGCTTAAAGAGCTTTTGCTGTCTAAGGCTAAAACATATCACTCATTTACTTATTGGAACCCGGCAAGATTTCAAGATTTTTCAAAGGTAAATGAGGAAAACAATGAATTTAATGAAGCAACCATCTACTATAAGAGTGGCTATAGACGTATCACGTCATCCTTTTTTGTTGGCGCTGAAGGTAGGGTGTCCCTCATGCGTAAAGCGATGAAGGAGCATGGGGTGACGACCCATTATAATCACCAATTTCTAACGGTGACTTTCCCGAGACCTGAGGTATTTAAAGAAGCACGCATGTATGCGACACACCGAGAATTTATCGGATTATTTCCGTTGCCAGACAATAAAGTTCGAAGTGTCATGCTTATTAAACCTGGAGACTATAAACGCATGAAAGATGAAGGTCTTCACACGTTTTACGAGCCATTTGAACGTTTTGTACCAGAATTAACAGGGTATCTGGAAAGTATAACAAGTTGGAAGGATATTCAATTAATGATACCAATTCGTCACAAGACGCAGCAATATGTGAAAGGTAACGCGGCAATTATTGGGGATGCTGCTCACACTGTACACCCAATGGCTGGAGAAGGCATGAATATGGCGATACAGGATGGGGCGATATTAGGAGAACTACTGACATGGATGTATAAAGAAAGGACCAGGCAGCCACAGTACTTAAAGTTATATGAAAAAGTACGTAAAAAAAGAGCTGATAGAATGTCCCATTTAAGCCATTTGTCTGCCATGGCATATACGTGTCCTGCACGGTGGTACCAGCAAGGACGGATGTTTGCACTAAAGCGCCTTGAACGTCATCCTGTTTTACATGACAAACATATGCTTAATATTTCCGGGATCGGCTGGTGGCCATACAATGGCTTAGATATCCTTCGTTTTTTTGGACTAGCTAAAGCTTATTCATTAAAACGGTTGAAAAAGAAACAGCGGGAAAACATTTATTCATCCCATGACGATTATCCGTGGAAAGCTAAATAG
- a CDS encoding FUSC family protein, which yields MLPLKHYTKFIKKPGSRLIKTAIAVFVTSFICLLLDLPAIFAVITAIVTIEPSTQDSIRKGMERFPASAIGAALAAISVYFFGQSATSYTLAAILTIFLCEKFKLRAGTLVATLTAVAMIPDLHDHLIYSFFSRLGTTSIGLIVSTSVNLLILPANYLDTIKKRNHLHVAEINRLLSRLLDTATSRNQTGMRHFDHSSYTLLKRHLEKTEQLLAFQRKELRFHRFKMKKFRTFIKERRTTDYLQRILLHLGNLHYLSPSVSSTLTYYEQTLLKRSQKEFHYLMTHIGKPIIPSFFETIDELNNHLKYEFIHTKPTTITEGDHHQLSEKIIIFYELLSIHDVLEDLYYHLSSDHSNGGNKGALITSS from the coding sequence ATGTTACCTCTTAAACATTATACTAAATTTATTAAAAAGCCTGGTAGTCGTTTAATTAAAACAGCCATCGCTGTGTTTGTCACATCATTTATTTGTTTATTATTAGATCTTCCAGCCATATTCGCGGTCATTACTGCCATCGTTACAATTGAACCTTCTACACAAGATTCCATCAGAAAAGGAATGGAAAGATTTCCAGCTTCCGCAATTGGTGCTGCATTAGCTGCCATTTCTGTCTATTTCTTCGGGCAATCAGCTACTTCTTATACGTTAGCTGCGATATTGACTATTTTTTTGTGTGAAAAATTTAAACTTCGAGCAGGGACTCTCGTAGCTACTCTAACAGCAGTCGCTATGATTCCAGATCTCCATGATCATTTAATCTATTCTTTCTTTTCAAGACTTGGAACCACCTCTATCGGTTTAATCGTGTCTACGTCTGTCAATTTATTAATTTTACCTGCAAATTATTTAGACACAATTAAAAAGCGCAATCACCTTCATGTGGCAGAAATTAACCGTTTATTAAGTCGTTTATTAGATACTGCAACATCTCGCAATCAAACAGGAATGAGACATTTCGATCATTCCTCATACACATTACTTAAGCGTCATCTTGAAAAAACAGAGCAATTACTCGCATTTCAAAGGAAAGAACTTCGTTTTCACCGATTTAAAATGAAAAAGTTTCGCACGTTTATTAAAGAGAGGCGAACAACTGACTATTTACAGCGAATCTTACTTCATTTAGGTAATTTACATTATTTATCTCCGAGTGTGTCATCGACTTTAACTTATTATGAGCAAACGTTACTTAAACGGTCGCAAAAAGAATTCCATTATCTCATGACTCATATTGGTAAACCAATTATCCCTTCTTTTTTTGAGACAATCGATGAGCTCAACAATCATTTAAAATATGAATTTATTCATACAAAACCAACAACCATTACTGAAGGGGACCATCATCAATTGAGTGAAAAAATTATTATTTTTTATGAGTTGTTATCCATTCATGACGTCTTGGAAGATTTATATTATCACTTGTCTAGTGATCATTCAAACGGGGGTAATAAAGGGGCATTAATCACTAGCTCGTAA